The following coding sequences are from one Oncorhynchus kisutch isolate 150728-3 linkage group LG23, Okis_V2, whole genome shotgun sequence window:
- the purg gene encoding purine-rich element-binding protein gamma: MADTCSRGMERGRGRITSDSMTRGAYPQQYVHPGTQQQGIDIQELASKRVDIQKKRFYLDVKQSARGRFLKIAEVWIGRGRHDNIRKSKLTLSMSMAPDLRYCLGDFIDYYAHIGLRGGLVPRPEEQSNGQGRPQDSRRRQQDHHAASVSPTGSAVSEEHTHRVLKSEFIERDNRKYYLDLKENQRGRFLRIRQTVSRGHGTMGYYGQGIEQTIVLPAQGLIEFRDALSQLIEDYGDGDATDERGRGNRNHEESPELPEAESFRVDNKRFYFDVGSNRYGVFLKISEVRQPYRNTITVPMKAWARFGENFIRYEGEMRRIFTCHEKRTETREDGEDQED, translated from the coding sequence ATGGCTGATACATGTTcaagagggatggaaagaggcaGAGGAAGGATTACATCAGATTCTATGACGAGAGGCGCATATCCTCAACAGTATGTTCACCCTGGCACACAGCAGCAGGGCATAGACATTCAGGAGCTTGCCTCTAAACGTGTCGATATCCAGAAGAAACGGTTTTATTTGGACGTAAAACAAAGTGCAAGGGGCAGATTCCTAAAAATTGCAGAGGTTTGGATTGGAAGAGGCCGCCATGATAACATCAGGAAGAGCAAATTAACGCTGTCCATGTCAATGGCACCCGATCTACGATATTGCCTGGGGGACTTCATCGATTATTACGCTCACATTGGGTTGCGAGGTGGCCTGGTACCACGGCCAGAAGAGCAGAGCAATGGCCAGGGCCGCCCCCAAGATTCCCGCAGAAGACAGCAAGATCACCACGCAGCATCAGTATCTCCCACCGGCTCTGCGGTGTCGGAGGAGCATACTCATCGCGTCCTGAAGAGTGAATTCATTGAGAGAGACAATAGAAAGTACTATCTGGATCTGAAAGAGAACCAGCGAGGCAGGTTCCTCCGCATCAGACAGACTGTCAGCAGAGGACATGGCACCATGGGTTACTACGGCCAGGGCATCGAGCAGACCATAGTGTTGCCGGCTCAAGGGCTAATCGAATTCAGAGATGCACTGTCGCAGCTTATTGAAGACTACGGCGATGGTGATGCCACGGATGAGCGTGGAAGAGGCAATAGGAACCACGAAGAATCCCCCGAGCTTCCCGAGGCAGAATCCTTTCGAGTGGACAATAAGAGGTTTTATTTCGACGTTGGTTCCAACCGCTACGGTGTGTTTTTGAAGATTAGCGAGGTACGACAGCCATACAGGAACACCATAACAGTCCCCATGAAAGCCTGGGCCAGATTTGGAGAGAATTTCATAAGGTATGAGGGAGAAATGCGGCGAATTTTCACCTGTCacgagaagaggacagagactcgCGAGGACGGTGAAGACCAAGAGGATTGA